In the Muricauda sp. MAR_2010_75 genome, one interval contains:
- a CDS encoding AraC family transcriptional regulator: protein MKIQLENIQPSDKSSFHLLHNPKLNDLFFWHFHPEFELVYIEGANGKRHVGRHTSNYQGSDLVLIGSNIPHLNFDYGIKTEYHKEVLHISASFKEKVFTEIEELEDVYGLLEKSQHGIAFYGDTKKAVGNIMKQLQAMNRFEQFLKILQLLKLLAKSDEFTLLHQNPIINDKANKQQERLQKVYSYIDKNYSKKIALDAIAASVNLGKEAFCRYFKKSTGSTFTHFLNQYRITQAKRLLLTGRNVGETCYECGFESLSYFNRTFKKISGENPSDYKKRKH from the coding sequence ATGAAAATTCAACTTGAAAACATACAGCCCAGCGACAAGAGTTCTTTCCATTTATTGCACAATCCCAAGTTGAACGATCTCTTTTTCTGGCATTTTCATCCCGAGTTTGAATTGGTCTATATTGAGGGTGCCAACGGGAAACGGCATGTAGGGCGGCACACCTCCAATTATCAGGGCAGTGATTTGGTTCTTATCGGTTCCAACATTCCTCATTTGAATTTTGATTATGGGATAAAAACGGAATACCATAAAGAGGTTTTGCACATAAGTGCCTCTTTTAAGGAAAAGGTTTTTACCGAAATCGAGGAACTGGAAGATGTGTATGGACTGTTGGAAAAATCGCAGCATGGAATCGCTTTTTATGGGGACACCAAAAAAGCTGTGGGCAACATCATGAAGCAATTGCAAGCTATGAATCGGTTTGAGCAATTCCTTAAAATTTTACAGCTGCTGAAACTATTGGCAAAAAGTGATGAATTTACCCTTTTGCACCAAAACCCCATCATAAATGATAAAGCCAACAAACAACAAGAACGATTGCAAAAGGTATATTCCTATATTGATAAGAATTATTCCAAAAAAATAGCACTAGATGCCATTGCTGCATCGGTCAACTTGGGGAAGGAAGCTTTTTGTAGGTATTTCAAGAAAAGTACAGGAAGTACCTTTACACATTTTTTAAATCAGTATCGCATTACACAGGCTAAACGATTGTTATTGACGGGCAGAAATGTTGGGGAAACCTGTTACGAGTGTGGTTTTGAGAGTTTATCCTATTTTAACCGGACTTTCAAAAAAATAAGTGGAGAGAACCCTTCAGATTACAAAAAGAGAAAACACTAA
- a CDS encoding NAD(P)H-dependent glycerol-3-phosphate dehydrogenase, producing the protein MENKLRFGVFGGGSWGTALVKMLSENMDTVGWYMRNESAIRHILKEGHNPNYISSVEFDVENLILSHDINEIVEASDVLIFAIPSAFLDAELKTLTASLENKIVFSAIKGIVPETGLIVGEHFHNHYNIPFKNIGVITGPCHAEEVALERLSYLTIACADASNAKLVAQALKSDYIRTKISDDIIGTEYAAMLKNIYAIAAGIAHGLGYGDNFQSVLMSNAIREMKRFIDKVYKMKRNINASAYLGDLLVTGYSTFSRNRLFGNMIGKGYTVKSAMMEMNMVAEGYYATKSAHLLMAKLEKKSKTPIINAVYQILYKEKNPKKVFEKLIDKLD; encoded by the coding sequence ATGGAAAACAAACTTAGGTTTGGTGTTTTTGGTGGAGGAAGCTGGGGAACGGCTCTGGTTAAAATGTTGTCGGAGAACATGGATACCGTTGGATGGTACATGCGGAATGAATCTGCCATTCGGCACATTTTAAAGGAAGGACACAATCCCAACTACATCAGTTCAGTGGAGTTTGATGTGGAAAATTTGATTTTGAGCCATGACATCAACGAAATTGTGGAGGCTTCAGATGTGTTGATTTTTGCCATCCCGTCCGCTTTTTTGGATGCCGAGCTCAAAACCTTAACCGCTTCCCTTGAGAACAAGATTGTTTTTTCGGCCATTAAAGGGATTGTCCCCGAAACTGGGCTTATTGTTGGGGAACACTTTCATAACCATTACAACATCCCCTTTAAAAATATTGGGGTCATTACCGGGCCCTGTCATGCGGAGGAAGTTGCTTTGGAGCGCCTATCCTATCTCACTATTGCCTGTGCCGATGCCAGCAATGCCAAATTGGTGGCGCAAGCTTTGAAAAGTGATTACATCCGCACCAAAATTTCGGATGACATTATTGGTACCGAATATGCCGCCATGCTGAAAAACATTTATGCCATTGCTGCCGGTATTGCCCATGGTCTTGGGTATGGGGACAACTTCCAGAGTGTGTTGATGAGCAACGCCATACGTGAGATGAAGCGTTTTATTGATAAGGTCTATAAAATGAAACGGAACATCAACGCTTCGGCCTATTTGGGCGATTTGTTGGTGACCGGCTATTCCACTTTTAGTAGAAACCGCTTGTTTGGCAATATGATTGGCAAAGGCTATACCGTAAAAAGCGCCATGATGGAAATGAACATGGTGGCCGAAGGGTATTATGCCACCAAAAGTGCCCATTTATTGATGGCCAAATTGGAGAAAAAATCCAAAACTCCCATCATCAATGCAGTGTACCAAATACTCTACAAAGAAAAAAATCCAAAAAAGGTATTTGAAAAGTTGATAGATAAATTGGATTAA
- a CDS encoding glycerol-3-phosphate dehydrogenase/oxidase, translating into MDGNISFSNLNRKETLQKIAKEKFDLVVIGGGITGAGIALDASSRGLKVLLLEKGDFASGTSSKSTKLIHGGLRYLKQFDFWLVKEVGSERAIVHKLAPHLVIPEKMLLPLIEGGSYGKWLTSIGLKVYDILAQVSGDDKRQMLEKKEALKLEPLLPKKILNGAGYYAEYRTDDARLTLENIKTSLQFGAQVLNYAKVTDFVYGNERVAGVRFKDEVFGDEFNVSSKYVINAAGSWVDELRSINHSKRGKRLHLTKGVHLVFPKEKLPVQQSVYFDIPDGRMMFAIPRGKITYIGTTDTNFNLDKDHVTTDIADAIYLISAVNHMFPEINLELDDIISSWAGLRPLIHEEGKSASELSRKDEIFTSETGLVSIAGGKLTGYRKMAERTVNRIARSMEEDHGLELEPCTTDKIPLCGSDFKKFKHVKKYIAQLFDRIKDSGFMEYDAWYLVTTYGKQTETILEHYSAITGSDVHERMIRAEAQFAMAYEMALHPLDFFIRRTGRLYFDIDSVRKYNKPVFEEFQKAYNYSAEEMKAFSKELDAQLKEHSNFSLDRG; encoded by the coding sequence ATGGACGGGAACATTTCTTTTTCAAACCTAAACCGAAAAGAGACCCTTCAAAAGATTGCAAAGGAGAAATTTGACCTTGTGGTCATTGGGGGAGGAATCACCGGAGCAGGCATTGCTCTGGATGCCTCGTCGCGAGGTCTCAAGGTTTTGTTGTTGGAAAAGGGTGATTTTGCTTCGGGCACCAGTAGCAAATCCACCAAACTGATTCATGGTGGGCTCCGATACCTAAAACAGTTCGATTTTTGGTTGGTGAAGGAAGTGGGCTCCGAAAGAGCCATTGTGCACAAATTGGCACCCCATCTGGTCATTCCTGAAAAAATGTTGTTGCCCTTGATTGAAGGTGGTTCCTACGGAAAATGGCTTACCTCCATCGGACTAAAAGTGTACGATATTTTGGCCCAAGTTTCCGGGGATGATAAACGGCAGATGTTGGAGAAAAAGGAAGCTTTGAAATTGGAACCGCTGCTGCCCAAGAAAATATTGAACGGAGCGGGCTATTATGCCGAATACCGAACGGATGATGCCCGACTCACACTTGAAAACATCAAGACAAGCCTTCAGTTTGGAGCACAGGTCCTAAACTATGCCAAAGTCACCGATTTTGTGTATGGGAATGAACGAGTGGCAGGGGTGCGATTTAAGGATGAGGTGTTTGGTGATGAGTTCAACGTTTCTTCAAAATATGTGATCAATGCAGCGGGGTCATGGGTAGACGAGCTTCGATCTATCAATCATTCCAAAAGAGGTAAACGGCTGCACTTGACAAAAGGCGTCCATTTGGTCTTTCCAAAGGAAAAATTGCCCGTGCAACAATCAGTCTATTTTGATATTCCGGATGGTAGGATGATGTTTGCAATTCCCAGGGGTAAGATAACGTATATTGGTACCACGGACACCAACTTCAATTTGGATAAAGACCATGTGACCACTGATATAGCCGATGCCATTTATTTGATATCGGCCGTGAACCATATGTTCCCAGAAATTAATTTGGAATTGGACGACATTATTTCCTCTTGGGCAGGTTTACGTCCCTTGATTCACGAAGAAGGAAAATCGGCCTCAGAACTTTCCAGAAAGGATGAAATCTTTACTTCCGAAACCGGACTGGTAAGCATTGCTGGCGGAAAGTTGACAGGCTATCGAAAAATGGCGGAGCGAACCGTGAACCGAATAGCGCGAAGCATGGAAGAAGACCACGGTCTGGAATTGGAGCCCTGTACTACGGACAAGATACCCTTGTGCGGCAGTGACTTTAAAAAGTTCAAGCACGTAAAAAAATATATTGCCCAACTTTTTGATCGTATAAAGGATAGCGGTTTTATGGAATACGATGCTTGGTATTTGGTGACCACCTATGGCAAACAGACCGAGACTATTTTGGAACATTATTCAGCGATTACAGGTTCCGATGTGCATGAACGGATGATTAGGGCCGAGGCACAATTTGCCATGGCCTACGAGATGGCATTGCATCCGTTGGATTTCTTTATTAGACGCACAGGCCGACTTTATTTTGATATTGATAGCGTCAGGAAGTATAACAAACCCGTTTTTGAGGAGTTCCAAAAAGCGTACAACTATTCAGCGGAAGAAATGAAAGCCTTTTCCAAGGAATTGGATGCACAGCTGAAAGAACATTCCAATTTTTCTTTGGATAGGGGTTAA
- a CDS encoding antibiotic biosynthesis monooxygenase translates to MELQKPYYAVIFTSTRTDGDNGYGQMAAEMEQLARQQPGFLDFESARDGLGVTISYWENLEAIANWKANMDHREAQKNGIKKWYSWYKVRICKVEREYEFTK, encoded by the coding sequence ATGGAGCTACAAAAACCGTATTATGCCGTCATTTTCACCAGTACGCGAACTGATGGCGACAATGGTTACGGCCAAATGGCCGCTGAAATGGAACAATTGGCAAGGCAACAACCGGGCTTTTTGGATTTTGAAAGCGCCAGGGACGGATTGGGGGTCACCATAAGCTACTGGGAGAACTTGGAGGCCATTGCCAACTGGAAAGCCAACATGGACCACAGAGAGGCACAAAAAAATGGCATTAAAAAATGGTATTCGTGGTATAAGGTCCGAATCTGCAAAGTGGAACGCGAATATGAATTCACCAAATAG
- a CDS encoding CvpA family protein, whose product MSFLDIVLGILLVWGLYKGLKNGLFVEIASLAALIAGIYGAIHFSYITGDYLSERLNWSDQYIKITAFLITFFGIILLVNFAGKFLTKIADFAMLGLLNKIAGGIFGALKVAIILGAMLIFFERLATPLNLINEETKKESVFYEPLREIGAFVFALALEEEEEQNPPPSNMEVI is encoded by the coding sequence ATGAGCTTTTTAGATATTGTTTTGGGAATTCTATTGGTCTGGGGACTGTACAAAGGCCTAAAAAATGGGCTTTTTGTGGAAATTGCCTCCTTGGCGGCCCTAATTGCCGGGATTTACGGCGCCATACATTTTTCTTATATCACTGGAGATTATCTCTCGGAACGATTAAACTGGAGCGACCAATACATTAAAATTACCGCTTTTCTTATCACTTTTTTTGGTATTATCCTGCTTGTGAATTTTGCCGGGAAATTCTTGACCAAAATTGCCGATTTTGCCATGCTCGGACTTTTGAACAAGATTGCAGGCGGTATTTTTGGGGCACTCAAGGTGGCCATCATCTTAGGTGCCATGCTCATTTTTTTTGAACGACTTGCCACACCTCTGAACCTCATCAACGAAGAGACCAAAAAGGAGTCTGTCTTCTACGAGCCCTTAAGGGAAATTGGGGCGTTTGTTTTTGCCCTGGCACTCGAAGAGGAAGAAGAACAAAATCCTCCGCCCTCAAATATGGAGGTCATATAA
- a CDS encoding CAP domain-containing protein, with protein sequence MKKLFGTLLAVGLALVVSMCSTTTIEEEQDYTEAQLGNEKVTVDPVSMEEELLDLVNDHRVSIGKIVLQDSQSSYKYAEEHNQYMISHNKLSHDNFEDRATQIAAETNAVSVSENVARYYSSAEIILQAWLNSSSHRAAMEGDFTHTTLSVQLDKDGRPYYTQIFLKVE encoded by the coding sequence ATGAAAAAATTATTTGGCACATTATTGGCCGTTGGCCTAGCGTTGGTTGTTAGTATGTGCAGTACAACAACCATTGAAGAAGAACAAGACTATACCGAAGCCCAGTTGGGAAATGAAAAAGTTACCGTTGACCCTGTTTCAATGGAGGAGGAGCTTTTGGATTTGGTGAACGACCATAGGGTTTCCATTGGAAAAATTGTACTACAAGATAGTCAGTCTTCCTATAAATATGCCGAAGAGCATAACCAATACATGATTTCCCATAATAAATTAAGCCATGATAATTTTGAGGACAGGGCAACCCAAATAGCGGCAGAAACCAATGCTGTGAGTGTTTCGGAGAATGTGGCCCGGTATTATTCCTCAGCGGAAATAATATTGCAAGCCTGGCTCAACAGTAGCTCACACAGAGCGGCAATGGAAGGGGATTTTACCCATACCACCCTCAGCGTACAATTGGACAAAGATGGCAGACCCTATTACACGCAGATATTCCTGAAAGTGGAATAG
- a CDS encoding 3-hydroxyanthranilate 3,4-dioxygenase — MAIQAPFNLNKWIEENRDTLKPPVGNRNLYKDADDYIVMIVAGPNARKDYHYNETEELFYQLEGNIEVHIQEDGKKRTMKLGPGDMYLHPAKVPHSPARQEGSIGLVVERKRADMKVDDGLLWFCDNCNHKLYEVYFTLNDIEKDFLGHFKHFYGSEELRTCDNCGTVMPVDERFMAKDE; from the coding sequence ATGGCGATACAGGCACCTTTTAACCTGAACAAATGGATTGAGGAAAATCGGGATACCCTAAAACCCCCGGTTGGCAACAGAAACTTATACAAGGATGCCGACGATTATATTGTTATGATCGTTGCCGGCCCCAATGCCCGAAAAGACTATCACTACAACGAAACGGAAGAGCTTTTTTATCAATTGGAAGGGAATATTGAGGTCCATATTCAAGAGGATGGCAAAAAAAGGACCATGAAATTGGGTCCTGGTGATATGTACCTACATCCGGCAAAAGTTCCCCACTCCCCGGCTCGCCAAGAAGGCTCCATTGGCCTAGTGGTGGAACGAAAACGAGCGGACATGAAAGTGGATGATGGCTTGTTGTGGTTCTGTGACAATTGCAACCATAAACTTTACGAAGTGTATTTCACTTTGAATGATATTGAAAAGGATTTTCTGGGCCATTTTAAACACTTCTATGGTTCTGAAGAATTACGTACCTGTGACAATTGTGGAACAGTGATGCCCGTAGATGAACGCTTTATGGCCAAAGACGAATGA
- a CDS encoding DUF1304 domain-containing protein has protein sequence MLLLAKIIVIIVALLHLYFLWLEMFAWTTKAKKVFRQFPEHLFEPTKTLAANQGLYNGFLSAGLIWSLLIQDAKWQMYVALFFLGCVAVAGIYGAATASKKIFVVQGLPALIGIALLLLHLFL, from the coding sequence ATGCTTCTCCTAGCTAAAATAATAGTAATCATTGTGGCCTTGCTCCACCTCTATTTTCTTTGGTTGGAGATGTTCGCATGGACCACAAAGGCCAAAAAAGTGTTTCGACAATTTCCCGAGCATTTGTTTGAACCCACAAAAACCCTTGCCGCCAACCAAGGCTTGTACAATGGCTTTTTGTCCGCGGGATTGATATGGTCATTGCTCATCCAAGATGCCAAATGGCAGATGTATGTAGCACTTTTCTTTTTGGGATGTGTTGCCGTTGCCGGCATTTATGGTGCTGCTACAGCCTCAAAAAAAATCTTTGTGGTACAGGGGCTTCCTGCCTTGATCGGGATTGCATTGCTTCTCCTCCACCTTTTCCTCTAA
- a CDS encoding aldehyde dehydrogenase family protein: protein MLGTAIDFGMDKALKQLGLTEINNGTSTGKDWFSNGEIIESYSPVDGSLIGKVKATTREDYEKVISTAQKGFKSWRTMPAPQRGEIVRKFNDELRRLKEPLGKLVSYEMGKSYQEGLGEVQEMIDICDFAVGLSRQLHGLTMHSERPGHRMYEQYHPLGVVGIISAFNFPVAVWSWNTALAWVCGDACIWKGSEKTPMTSVACQNIAARIFTENGVPEGISCLITGDYTVGEFMTKDERIPLISATGSTRMGKIVAKTVGERLGKSLLELGGNNAIIVTPDANIKNTVIGAVFGAVGTCGQRCTSTRRLIVHEDVYDKVKNAIVNAYQQIRIGNPLDENNHVGPLIDKDAVKNYLSALEKVKAEGGNILVEGGVLEGEGYESGCYVKPAIAEAENHYEIVQHETFAPVLYLLKYSGDLQNALDMQNGVRQGLSSAIMTNNLREAERFLSVEGSDCGIANVNIGTSGAEIGGAFGGEKETGGGRESGSDAWKIYMRRQTNTINYTTELPLAQGIKFDL, encoded by the coding sequence ATGTTAGGAACTGCTATTGATTTTGGAATGGATAAAGCCCTAAAACAACTTGGGCTCACAGAAATAAATAATGGAACATCCACGGGAAAAGACTGGTTTTCCAACGGTGAAATCATCGAATCCTATTCACCCGTTGATGGCTCTCTTATTGGAAAAGTAAAAGCTACCACCCGGGAAGATTACGAAAAAGTCATCAGCACTGCACAAAAGGGCTTTAAAAGCTGGAGAACAATGCCGGCTCCACAACGCGGTGAAATTGTTCGAAAGTTTAATGACGAACTCCGCCGTTTAAAAGAACCGCTGGGCAAATTGGTATCTTACGAAATGGGAAAAAGCTACCAAGAAGGTTTGGGCGAAGTGCAAGAAATGATTGATATCTGTGACTTTGCCGTGGGCTTATCCCGTCAATTGCACGGGCTCACCATGCACAGCGAACGTCCTGGCCACCGTATGTACGAACAATACCACCCACTTGGTGTTGTGGGTATCATTTCTGCCTTTAACTTCCCAGTAGCCGTTTGGTCTTGGAATACTGCACTGGCATGGGTCTGCGGTGATGCCTGCATTTGGAAAGGATCAGAAAAAACCCCTATGACCTCTGTGGCTTGTCAAAATATTGCAGCTAGGATTTTCACTGAAAATGGTGTCCCAGAAGGAATTTCTTGTTTGATTACGGGAGATTACACCGTAGGTGAATTTATGACCAAAGATGAGCGCATTCCGTTGATTTCGGCTACGGGATCTACCCGAATGGGAAAAATTGTGGCCAAAACAGTAGGCGAGCGCCTAGGAAAGTCACTTTTGGAGCTTGGTGGAAACAACGCCATAATTGTCACCCCTGATGCCAATATTAAAAACACCGTTATTGGGGCCGTCTTTGGAGCGGTGGGTACGTGTGGACAACGGTGCACCTCAACCCGAAGACTAATTGTTCATGAAGATGTATACGACAAAGTAAAAAATGCCATTGTCAACGCCTATCAACAAATACGAATTGGAAATCCTTTGGATGAAAACAACCATGTTGGGCCGCTGATTGATAAGGACGCTGTAAAAAACTATTTGAGTGCCCTGGAAAAAGTTAAGGCTGAAGGTGGAAACATCTTGGTTGAAGGCGGTGTGCTTGAAGGTGAGGGTTATGAAAGTGGCTGTTATGTAAAACCTGCCATTGCAGAAGCCGAAAATCATTATGAGATTGTTCAACATGAAACCTTTGCCCCTGTACTTTACCTCTTAAAATATAGTGGTGATCTACAAAATGCTTTGGATATGCAAAACGGTGTTAGACAAGGTCTTTCATCGGCCATAATGACCAACAACCTACGTGAGGCTGAACGTTTTCTTTCGGTAGAAGGTTCGGATTGTGGTATTGCCAATGTAAATATCGGAACATCGGGTGCGGAGATTGGTGGTGCCTTTGGCGGGGAAAAAGAAACCGGTGGAGGTCGCGAAAGTGGTTCAGACGCATGGAAAATCTACATGCGAAGACAGACCAATACCATTAACTACACTACCGAATTACCTTTGGCACAAGGAATAAAATTTGATCTTTAA
- a CDS encoding acyl-ACP desaturase, protein MSIKNIRLEVMQAIEPKVEGFMDSFLIPTEKIWQPTDFLPDSQSDDFYDQIEQIRGEAKELGYDFWVTLVADTITEEALPTYESWLMDVEGIDQHSGRENGWSKWVRAWTAEENRHGDVLNKYLYLSGRVNMREVEITTQHLISDGFDIGTDRDPYKNFVYTTFQELATNISHKRVGMMAKKKSNGLLGKMCSIIAGDEMRHHLAYREFVKTILEHDPNGMVIAFAEMMKKKIVMPAHFLRESGESMGAAFEQFSNCAQRLGVYTAQDYIDILKKLNEYWAIGHLRGLSDQAEKARDYLMKLPDRLQRISERMQFSQDQYKFKWVEANGML, encoded by the coding sequence ATGTCTATAAAGAATATCCGATTGGAAGTAATGCAAGCCATAGAACCAAAAGTAGAAGGGTTTATGGATTCGTTTTTGATTCCAACAGAAAAAATATGGCAACCCACCGATTTTTTGCCCGATTCCCAAAGCGATGATTTCTATGACCAAATAGAACAGATTAGGGGAGAGGCCAAGGAACTGGGTTATGATTTTTGGGTAACCCTTGTGGCCGATACCATTACCGAAGAAGCCTTACCCACTTACGAATCCTGGTTAATGGATGTGGAAGGAATTGATCAACACAGTGGCCGTGAGAATGGCTGGAGCAAGTGGGTGCGGGCATGGACCGCGGAAGAAAACCGTCATGGTGATGTACTGAACAAATATTTGTACTTATCAGGAAGGGTCAACATGCGCGAGGTGGAAATCACTACACAGCATTTAATTTCAGATGGGTTTGACATTGGAACCGACAGGGACCCCTATAAAAACTTTGTGTACACTACCTTTCAAGAATTGGCCACCAATATTTCACATAAGCGTGTGGGGATGATGGCAAAGAAAAAGAGCAATGGACTTTTGGGGAAGATGTGCAGTATTATTGCGGGAGATGAAATGCGCCACCATTTGGCATACCGAGAATTTGTGAAGACCATTTTGGAACACGATCCCAATGGAATGGTCATAGCCTTTGCCGAAATGATGAAGAAGAAAATTGTGATGCCCGCCCATTTCTTGAGAGAATCAGGTGAAAGTATGGGTGCTGCATTCGAGCAATTTTCCAATTGTGCACAGCGCTTGGGGGTTTATACGGCACAAGATTATATTGATATCCTCAAAAAATTGAACGAATATTGGGCCATAGGCCATTTAAGAGGACTTTCGGATCAAGCGGAAAAGGCCAGGGATTACCTGATGAAACTTCCGGACAGGTTACAGCGCATTTCCGAACGGATGCAATTTTCACAAGATCAGTATAAGTTTAAATGGGTTGAGGCCAACGGAATGCTGTAG
- a CDS encoding metallophosphoesterase family protein, whose translation MRTLVVGDIHSGLRALEQLISGAKVTPKDHLIFLGDYVDAWSTAVETVDFLIDLKKELNCTFIRGNHDELCRDWLLTKRENPQWLAHGGTATRDSYLRDNREDWSSHLDFYASLKNYYLADDNRLYLHAGYTNLKGIDFEYFEQSFYWDRTLWELATAIDSNLKPKDPKFPKRLTHYKEVFIGHTPLSKSKAVPPQKEANVWNVDTGAAFMGGLTMMDVETKEFWQSDPVHTFYPGERGRN comes from the coding sequence ATGCGAACATTGGTTGTGGGGGACATCCATTCTGGATTAAGGGCGTTGGAACAACTTATATCCGGAGCCAAAGTCACCCCAAAGGACCACCTTATTTTTTTGGGGGATTATGTAGATGCTTGGAGTACTGCCGTGGAAACCGTTGACTTTTTGATTGATTTAAAAAAAGAGCTTAATTGCACTTTTATTCGGGGGAACCATGATGAACTGTGCAGGGACTGGTTGTTGACCAAAAGAGAAAATCCGCAGTGGTTGGCCCATGGAGGCACGGCGACACGAGATTCTTATTTAAGGGACAACAGAGAGGATTGGAGTTCACATCTTGATTTTTATGCAAGCTTGAAAAATTACTATCTCGCCGATGACAACCGATTGTACCTTCATGCCGGGTACACCAATTTAAAGGGCATAGATTTTGAATATTTTGAGCAATCCTTTTATTGGGATAGGACCTTATGGGAGTTGGCCACGGCGATTGACTCAAATTTAAAGCCAAAAGACCCCAAATTTCCTAAAAGGCTGACCCACTACAAGGAGGTCTTCATCGGCCACACCCCTTTGTCCAAAAGCAAGGCGGTTCCTCCACAGAAAGAGGCCAATGTATGGAACGTGGATACGGGGGCTGCTTTTATGGGAGGACTTACCATGATGGATGTGGAGACCAAAGAGTTTTGGCAAAGTGATCCGGTCCATACCTTTTATCCCGGAGAGCGGGGTAGAAACTAA
- a CDS encoding carbohydrate kinase, translating into MKKVFCIGELLIDFVAEKQGSDLSKATEFTKKAGGAPANVACAISKLGGRSVFLGCVGDDPFGRFLLNVLKTEGVDISMAQKSKTFTTLAFVSLAEDGERDFVFSRGADKELVYDPSLRKNLKDNILHLGAATALLGGSLEKAYGKYLFDGLTKDMFVSFDPNYRSDLWKENEEQFIKKCMPFIEKSHLCKFSLEEAQLLSGKSDTNEACDFFHKMGAKIITVTMGKEGTLLSVNNSKKVIPSISVNPVDTTGAGDAFIGCLLYQISDLGNFDPVFENHALLENMVAMANRAGAITTTNYGAIPSLPTKDQLEN; encoded by the coding sequence ATGAAAAAGGTATTCTGCATTGGTGAATTATTGATAGATTTTGTTGCCGAAAAGCAAGGAAGTGACCTGTCCAAAGCTACCGAGTTTACCAAGAAAGCGGGTGGTGCCCCTGCCAATGTGGCCTGTGCCATATCCAAACTAGGTGGGAGAAGTGTTTTTTTGGGCTGTGTTGGTGATGACCCTTTTGGGCGCTTTTTGCTGAATGTGCTCAAAACCGAAGGGGTTGACATTTCCATGGCACAAAAATCCAAGACCTTTACCACTTTGGCCTTTGTCTCACTTGCTGAAGACGGAGAACGCGATTTTGTGTTCAGCAGGGGTGCAGACAAGGAGCTTGTATACGATCCCTCCTTACGAAAAAATCTTAAGGATAACATTCTACATTTGGGTGCTGCCACTGCATTGTTGGGAGGGTCTTTGGAAAAAGCGTATGGAAAGTATCTTTTTGATGGCCTTACCAAAGACATGTTCGTCAGTTTTGACCCCAACTACAGAAGCGACCTGTGGAAAGAAAATGAAGAACAGTTCATTAAAAAATGTATGCCATTTATTGAAAAATCCCATTTGTGCAAGTTCAGTTTGGAAGAAGCACAATTACTTTCGGGAAAGAGCGACACTAATGAGGCATGCGATTTTTTTCATAAAATGGGGGCCAAAATCATTACGGTTACCATGGGCAAAGAAGGTACTTTATTAAGCGTAAATAACTCCAAAAAAGTAATTCCCAGTATTTCGGTCAACCCGGTGGACACCACCGGCGCAGGGGATGCCTTTATTGGATGCCTGTTGTACCAAATTTCCGATTTGGGCAACTTTGACCCCGTTTTTGAGAATCACGCTTTGTTGGAAAACATGGTAGCCATGGCCAATAGGGCCGGTGCCATTACCACCACCAATTATGGAGCCATTCCATCCCTGCCCACCAAAGACCAGTTGGAAAATTAA